A region of Salvia splendens isolate huo1 chromosome 17, SspV2, whole genome shotgun sequence DNA encodes the following proteins:
- the LOC121774014 gene encoding cannabidiolic acid synthase-like, translating to MKTPTISLILLLIFSSSSAASAAGDFLQCLSSKFDNYSSISNVVYTTSNSSYTSILKSSIYNLIFDTESTPKPHAIITPEHESQIPPVIHCAKKAGLEVRTRSGGHDYEGLSYVSRVPFLVVDLINLSEITVDVGSKTAWVEAGATTGSLYYRIAEKSPVLGFPAGVCLTLGVGGHFSGGGYGYMLRKYGLAADHVIDARIVDVNGRILDRESMGEDLFWAIRGGGAASFGVVVAWKVQLVDVPEKVTIFSIARTLEQNATQLIHRWQYVAPHIDDNLSMGIMITRSSTVQKGTTPTNRASFTGLFLGSVDKLLPLMQQSFPELGLTRENCTETSWIKSTVAFAGNPIETPLQILLNRTQPQKGFSKQKSNYVKQPIPQQGFEGLLEQFFKAEEATRGLLMLVPYGGKMAEISESAIPFPHRGGNLYMISHRVGWEEENARDSERYVSWSRRLEDCLTPYVSSNPRQAYLNYRDLDIGVNNDVGGTSYVQANVWGRKYFKNNFDRLVRVKTMVDPENFFRNEQSIPSLHSKWK from the exons ATGAAAACTCCAACCATTTCTTTGATTCTTCTTCTCATCTTTTCGTCCTCATCGGCAGCTTCTGCCGCCGGTGACTTCCTACAATGTCTGTCTTCGAAATTCGACAACTACTCCTCGATTTCCAACGTTGTTTACACCACAAGCAATTCATCATACACTTCCATCTTGAAATCTTCCATCTACAACCTCATATTCGATACGGAATCTACACCGAAGCCGCATGCGATCATAACCCCAGAACACGAATCTCAGATCCCGCCTGTCATACACTGTGCCAAAAAAGCTGGCCTCGAAGTCAGGACACGAAGTGGTGGCCATGACTACGAGGGACTATCTTATGTATCACGAGTCCCGTTTTTGGTCGTTGATTTGATCAATCTCAGTGAAATCACAGTCGATGTCGGGTCAAAAACTGCGTGGGTCGAAGCTGGTGCCACCACCGGCTCGTTGTATTACAGAATCGCGGAGAAAAGTCCGGTTCTTGGATTTCCGGCGGGTGTTTGCCTAACACTCGGTGTCGGAGGCCACTTCAGTGGAGGAGGCTATGGCTATATGCTTAGAAAGTATGGTTTGGCTGCCGATCATGTGATCGATGCAAGAATTGTCGACGTCAATGGTAGAATTCTAGACAGAGAATCAATGGGCGAAGATCTGTTTTGGGCCATCAGAGGCGGTGGAGCTGCCAGCTTTGGTGTAGTTGTTGCCTGGAAG GTACAATTAGTGGATGTACCTGAAAAAGTCACCATATTCTCGATAGCCAGAACGTTAGAACAAAACGCAACCCAACTCATCCACCGCTGGCAATATGTCGCTCCCCACATCGACGACAATTTGTCAATGGGAATCATGATAACCCGGTCGAGCACCGTACAAAAAGGAACCACACCGACCAACCGCGCCTCCTTCACCGGGCTCTTCCTCGGCAGCGTCGACAAATTGCTGCCGCTGATGCAGCAAAGTTTCCCGGAGCTCGGCCTAACGCGAGAAAACTGCACCGAGACGAGCTGGATCAAATCCACCGTCGCCTTCGCAGGAAACCCCATCGAAACACCGCTGCAAATCCTGCTCAACAGAACTCAGCCCCAAAAAGGATTCTCCAAACAGAAATCAAACTACGTGAAGCAACCAATTCCTCAACAGGGCTTTGAAGGACTATTGGAACAATTCTTCAAAGCAGAAGAAGCTACGAGAGGTTTATTGATGCTCGTTCCTTATGGCGGGAAAATGGCGGAGATCTCCGAATCCGCCATTCCTTTTCCTCATAGAGGCGGGAATCTGTACATGATCTCTCATCGGGTCGGTTGGGAGGAAGAAAATGCTCGGGATTCGGAGAGGTACGTAAGCTGGTCGAGGAGGCTTGAGGACTGCTTGACTCCTTACGTTTCGAGTAATCCGAGGCAAGCGTATCTCAACTACAGAGATCTCGACATTGGAGTTAATAATGATGTGGGGGGGACGAGCTACGTGCAGGCGAACGTTTGGGGAAGGAAGTATTTCAAGAACAATTTTGATCGTCTTGTTCGGGTAAAAACCATGGTTGATCCGGAAAATTTCTTCAGAAACGAACAGAGCATTCCGTCGTTGCATTCCAAGTGGAAATGA
- the LOC121773666 gene encoding berberine bridge enzyme-like 8: MNYSRSVISLSLLFSLLQSLTFATSSHNAFIQCLENHSNSSISSLIYTQNNSSYSSILQNYIRNLRFNESYTPKPQIIITAGQISDIQTAIFCGKAHKMQMKIRSGGHDYEGVSYWSDEPGFFVLDMFRLRSIEVDVQDESAWVEVGATLGEVYYRIAEKSPVHGFPAGVCPTVGVGGHLSGGGYGNMMRKYGLTVDNVVDATIVDGQGRLLDRRAMGEDLFWAITGGGGSSFGVVVSYKIKIVRVPETVTVFRVARTYGENFTDLVHRYQEVAEGEFPKELFLRMTLDVVNGTNRATFLAMYLGNSQDLVALMDNSFPELGLLLSDCQEMSWAQSVLFWTNFPSGTPVTELLSRVPQSLTYLKRKSDYLKKPIPKQALELLFKKMVELRTPALAFNPYGGRMAEIPASEKPFPHRAGNIAKLQYATNWNEQGAEAANRYLTLTRELYEFMTPYVSMAPREAFLNYRDLDIGVNHNGRNSYLEGLVFGSSYFKENFNRLVKVKTRVDKDNYFRNEQSIPVFPWKK; encoded by the coding sequence ATGAATTATTCAAGAAGTGTAATATCACTATCTCTCCTCTTCTCCCTTCTTCAATCTCTCACATTTGCTACCTCATCCCACAATGCATTCATTCAATGCCTTGAAAACCATTCCAATTCATCCATTTCTTCCCTAATTTACACTCAAAACAACTCCTCATATTCTTCAATTCTCCAAAACTACATAAGAAACCTTCGCTTCAATGAATCCTACACTCCAAAACCCCAAATCATCATCACCGCCGGCCAAATTTCCGACATTCAAACCGCCATCTTCTGCGGCAAAGCCCACAAAATGCAGATGAAAATCCGAAGCGGCGGCCACGACTACGAAGGCGTGTCGTACTGGTCCGACGAGCCCGGCTTCTTCGTCTTGGACATGTTCCGTCTCCGCTCCATCGAAGTCGATGTCCAAGACGAATCCGCGTGGGTCGAGGTCGGGGCGACGCTCGGCGAAGTCTACTACAGGATCGCCGAGAAGAGCCCCGTCCACGGCTTCCCCGCCGGAGTCTGCCCCACCGTCGGCGTCGGCGGCCACCTCAGCGGCGGGGGCTACGGCAACATGATGCGGAAGTACGGCCTCACCGTCGACAACGTCGTCGACGCGACGATAGTCGATGGCCAAGGCCGCCTCCTGGACCGCAGGGCCATGGGGGAGGATCTCTTCTGGGCCATCACAGGCGGCGGGGGCTCGAGTTTCGGCGTCGTGGTGTCGTATAAAATCAAGATCGTCCGCGTCCCGGAAACCGTGACGGTTTTCCGAGTCGCGAGGACTTACGGCGAAAATTTCACCGATCTCGTCCACCGCTACCAGGAGGTGGCGGAGGGCGAGTTTCCTAAGGAGCTTTTCCTTAGGATGACTTTAGATGTGGTCAACGGAACCAACAGGGCTACTTTCCTCGCGATGTACCTTGGTAACTCGCAGGACCTTGTAGCCCTGATGGACAACAGCTTTCCTGAATTGGGACTACTGTTGTCAGATTGTCAGGAAATGAGCTGGGCCCAGTCAGTTCTTTTCTGGACAAATTTCCCATCAGGAACTCCAGTCACAGAGCTCCTGAGTAGGGTTCCGCAGTCTCTAACATACCTAAAAAGAAAATCGGACTACTTGAAAAAACCCATTCCAAAACAAGCGCTAGAGCTCCTATTCAAGAAAATGGTGGAGCTCCGGACTCCCGCGCTAGCGTTCAACCCGTACGGCGGGAGGATGGCCGAAATTCCGGCATCAGAAAAGCCGTTTCCGCACAGGGCCGGTAACATTGCGAAGCTGCAATACGCGACGAACTGGAACGAGCAAGGCGCTGAGGCTGCGAACCGGTACTTGACTCTCACGAGAGAGCTGTATGAGTTTATGACTCCGTACGTGTCCATGGCCCCGCGCGAAGCCTTTCTGAACTACAGAGATCTCGACATCGGAGTAAACCACAATGGGAGGAATAGCTACTTGGAAGGTTTGGTGTTTGGCTCGAGCTATTTCAAGGAGAATTTCAATAGGTTGGTGAAGGTGAAGACGAGAGTTGATAAGGATAATTACTTTAGAAATGAACAAAGTATTCCAGTATTCCCATGGAAGAAGTGA